A region from the Triticum aestivum cultivar Chinese Spring chromosome 3D, IWGSC CS RefSeq v2.1, whole genome shotgun sequence genome encodes:
- the LOC123074081 gene encoding lecithin-cholesterol acyltransferase-like 1 has translation MVMAIPLLLAQLLLLAVALAAVQAAPGLHPVVLVPGYATNELDARLTELYRPSSPGCGARKGEGWFRLYLNYSALQDPGNVPCFAEQMSSVYDPAADDYSNVAGVETRVPFFGSTQAFRYPDPDRKNFSYMSTFVERLEKTGYRDGETMFGAPYDFRYAVAPVGRPSRVGDAFFRALKNLVERASGLNGGRPVVIATHSFGGLLAHQFLIRQPLAWRRRFVGRFVPIAAPWGGLVRGMQTLVSGNNLGLPFVDPRALLRQGRSQQSSLWRLPSPAAFGAATPLVTTKSRNYSAGDVADFLVAIGLGEAVGPYESRVLPLFGGELPHPGVPVTTVVGVGVGTPERIVFPGDDFDATPSVVAGDGDGVVNLVSAVAVETSWSHRGVDFSMVKVSNMSHNALLVDDRALEIIIREIQRAD, from the exons ATGGTCATGGCGATCCCGTTGCTTCTTGCCCAATTACTCCTACTGGCAGTGGCACTAGCAGCGGTGCAAGCGGCGCCGGGCTTGCACCCCGTGGTCCTGGTGCCGGGCTACGCCACCAACGAGCTGGACGCGCGGCTCACCGAGCTCTACCGGCCGTCGTCGCCGGGCTGCGGGGCGCGCAAGGGGGAGGGGTGGTTCCGCCTCTACCTCAACTACTCCGCCCTCCAGGACCCCGGCAACGTGCCGTGCTTCGCGGAGCAGATGAGCTCCGTGTACGACCCCGCCGCCGACGACTACTCCAACGTCGCCGGCGTGGAGACGCGCGTCCCCTTCTTCGGCTCCACCCAAGCCTTCCGCTACCCCGATCCTGATCGCAA GAATTTCTCCTACATGAGCACGTTCGTGGAGCGGCTGGAGAAGACGGGGTACCGCGACGGCGAGACCATGTTCGGCGCGCCCTACGACTTCCGGTACGCCGTTGCGCCGGTGGGGCGCCCGTCCAGGGTCGGCGACGCCTTCTTCCGGGCGCTTAAGAACCTAGTCGAGAGGGCGagcgggctcaacggcggcaggcCGGTGGTGATCGCCACCCACAGTTTCGGCGGCCTGCTGGCGCACCAGTTCCTCATCCGCCAGCCGCTGGCCTGGCGCCGGCGGTTCGTGGGGCGCTTCGTGCCCATCGCCGCCCCGTGGGGCGGCCTCGTCCGGGGAATGCAGACGCTGGTCTCCGGAAACAACCTGGGCCTGCCATTCGTGGACCCGCGCGCGCTGCTGCGGCAGGGCAGGAGCCAGCAGAGCAGCCTGTGGAGACTGCCCAGCCCGGCCGCCTTCGGCGCCGCGACGCCATTGGTGACCACCAAGAGCAGGAACTACTCGGCCGGCGACGTGGCGGACTTCCTCGTCGCCATCGGGTTGGGCGAGGCCGTCGGGCCGTACGAGTCCCGCGTGCTGCCGCTGTTCGGCGGGGAGCTGCCGCATCCCGGGGTGCCGGTGACCACCGTCGTCGGGGTCGGGGTGGGGACGCCGGAAAGGATAGTGTTCCCCGGGGATGATTTCGACGCGACGCCGTCCGTGGTcgccggggacggcgacggggtGGTGAACCTGGTGAGCGCCGTGGCGGTGGAGACGTCGTGGAGCCACCGTGGTGTGGATTTTAGTATGGTCAAGGTGTCCAACATGTCCCATAATGCCCTTCTGGTGGATGATCGAGCGCTCGAGATCATCATCCGAGAGATTCAACGGGCTGATTAG